DNA from Campylobacter concisus:
AATTTCGACCTTTAACTCACGCCTCATCCCAGGAATTCGTCAGTATATCAGCCTGCCAGCTGGACTTGCTAAGATGAATATTTTTAGATTTTGCCTATTTACCACGCTTGGCGCTGGGGTTTGGTGTGCGGTTTTGCTTGGAGTTGGCTACTTTCTAGGTTCAAATCCAGATAAACAGACGCTTCTAACGATCACGATCGCTCTTTTAACTGTGGTTGCGGTAATAAGTGCTATCTATATAGTAAAGCAAAGAAAGAGGTAAATACATATAAAAATACATAAAATTTAGTGTATTTAGCTAAATTTGGCTCAAGTTTTTAGCTAAATTTAGCCTAGCAAATCGCTCTCATTTTTTCTAGGCGAGCTAAATTTCTTGAAATTTTCTCTAGCTCGCTTTGCTCGCAAACCTCGTCGCCTGAGTAGAAAAATTTTACATTTGGAGTTAAATTTGAATTTGAAATTTGAAGTTTAAGCTCACTTATGAGGCGCTTTACCGTCCCTTCGTTGCCGTCTATTATGCTTATATTTGCTGGCAAAATTTCTCTTAAGCTATCTTTGAAATAGTTAAAATGTGTACAGCCAAGCACCAAAAAGTCAAATTTACTTAGATCAAATTTACCTAGCTCATCTTTTAGATATGACTTCACGTTTTCGCTCTCAAACTCAGCCTTTTCAGCGAAATTTACAAGGCGAGGCAGAGCTAGCAGCTCGGTTTTATCTTTTGCGTTTAAATTTGTGATCAGCTCTTTTAGTTTTGTGCCATTTACCGTGACTGGAGTGGCTATGACAAGCGTTTTTAGGGCGTCATCATGGCTTAGATCGTGAGCCTTTTTTACAGCTGGCTCCATGCCTATGATCGGCACGCTTAAATTTGCTCTAAGCTCTTTTATTGCAACACTTGTAGCTGTGTTGCAAGCTATCACGACAGCTTTTGCCCCATTTTTAACAAGAAATTTCACCGCATCAAAGCTAAATTTTAAAATTTCATCTCTGCTCTTTTGTCCGTATGGGACATTTTTCACGTCTGCGTAATATAAAAATTCATGCTCACTAAGCTTGCTTAAAGCTTCGTTTAAGACGCTAAGTCCGCCAAGCCCTGAGTCAAATATACCTATCTTCATGCCCATCCTTAAAGCCTGCAATTATAGCAAATAATATCTTTGTAAGCCGTTTTTTATTATACTTTGGCTCATTTTAAAGTTGGAGCTAAATTTGGCAGTTGATAAGGTTATTTTTTATCTTTGCGCGACTTTGATCGCCATAAGTATCATTTTCTCACTATCTTTGCCAGTTTTTACAGTTTTATTTTTTAACTACGACGAATTTCACTTTTTCATCCGCCAGTTTGCAGTCGGTTGCATAGGAATTTTTCTCATGTGGTGGCTATCAAGGCTAAATCCCGACAAAGCGCTCGTTTGGATAGGCTTTGGACTGCTTATCTCTTGCGGTATCGCTATGGGGCTCATGCACGCCTTGCCAGCTTCGATGGTGACTGACTCTGGAGGTGCTAGACGCTGGATCAGACTGCCTGGCTTTTCGCTTGCGCCTGTTGAGTTTTTCAAAGTCGGTTTTGTCTATTTTTTAGCATGGAGCTTTACTAGAAAATTTAGCGACGGTAAGAGAACTTTGATGGCTGAGCTAAAGATACTTTTGCCTTATATCATTCTTTTTGGTATCGCTATCTTTCTTATCGCCGTTATGCAAAACGACCTTGGTCAGGTTGTAGTT
Protein-coding regions in this window:
- the murI gene encoding glutamate racemase, whose amino-acid sequence is MKIGIFDSGLGGLSVLNEALSKLSEHEFLYYADVKNVPYGQKSRDEILKFSFDAVKFLVKNGAKAVVIACNTATSVAIKELRANLSVPIIGMEPAVKKAHDLSHDDALKTLVIATPVTVNGTKLKELITNLNAKDKTELLALPRLVNFAEKAEFESENVKSYLKDELGKFDLSKFDFLVLGCTHFNYFKDSLREILPANISIIDGNEGTVKRLISELKLQISNSNLTPNVKFFYSGDEVCEQSELEKISRNLARLEKMRAIC